One region of Panthera uncia isolate 11264 unplaced genomic scaffold, Puncia_PCG_1.0 HiC_scaffold_1495, whole genome shotgun sequence genomic DNA includes:
- the LOC125917110 gene encoding beta-1,3-galactosyl-O-glycosyl-glycoprotein beta-1,6-N-acetylglucosaminyltransferase 3-like yields the protein MIWWKKIQWQQRYLWALGCYMLLAIVALRLCLRLKCDFDSLDLKSRDFQSRHCRDILYKSLKLPAKRSINCSRIIQGDQQAVIEAVLDNLEIKNKRKPFTDTDYLNMTRDCEHFKAKRKFIRFPLSQEELDFPIAYSMVVHEKIENFERLLRAVYAPQNIYCIHVDEKSPETFKEAVKAIISCFPNVFMASKLVRVVYASWSRVQADLNCMEDLLQSPVPWKYLLNTCGTDFPIKTNAEMVLALKMLNGKNSMESEIPTEYKKTRWKYHYETKDTLYVTNKMKDPPPDNIPMFTGNAYIVASRDFVRHVLENPKSRQLIEWVKDTYSPDEHLWATLQRAPWMPGSIPYHSKFHVSDMAAIARLVKWQGHEGNISMGAPYAPCSGIHQRSICIYGTGDLHWILQNHHLLANKFDPKVDDNVLQCLEEYLRHKAIYGTEL from the coding sequence ATGATTTGGTGGAAGAAGATACAGTGGCAGCAGCGTTACCTGTGGGCCCTGGGCTGCTATATGCTGCTGGCCATTGTTGCTCTGAGGCTTTGTCTCAGATTGAAATGTGACTTTGATTCCCTGGATCTGAAGTCCAGAGATTTTCAGAGCCGGCACTGTAGAGACATCTTGTACAAGTCCCTGAAACTGCCAGCAAAGAGATCCATCAACTGTTCTCGGATCATCCAAGGGGACCAGCAGGCAGTGATTGAGGCTGTGCTGGACAATCTGGAGATCAAGAACAAGCGGAAGCCTTTCACAGACACTGACTACCTTAACATGACCAGAGACTGTGAGCACTTTAAGGCTAAAAGGAAGTTCATACGGTTCCCTCTGAGCCAAGAAGAGTTAGACTTCCCTATTGCCTACTCAATGGTGGtccatgagaaaatagaaaactttgaAAGATTGCTCCGAGCTGTGTATGCCCCTCAGAACATATACTGCATCCACGTGGATGAGAAATCCCCAGAAACTTTCAAAGAGGCAGTCAAGGCAATTATTTCATGCTTCCCAAATGTCTTCATGGCCAGTAAGTTGGTTCGGGTGGTTTATGCCTCCTGGTCCAGGGTGCAGGCTGACCTGAACTGTATGGAAGACTTGCTCCAGAGCCCAGTGCCATGGAAATACTTACTAAATACATGTGGGACAGACTTTCCTATAAAGACCAATGCCGAGATGGTCCTGGCCCTCAAGATGTTGAATGGGAAGAACAGTATGGAGTCAGAAATACCTACTGAGTACAAAAAGACTCGCTGGAAATATCACTATGAGACAAAAGACACATTGTATGTAACCAACAAGATGAAGGATCCTCCCCCTGATAACATACCTATGTTCACAGGGAATGCCTATATTGTAGCTTCCCGAGACTTTGTCCGACATGTCTTAGAGAACCCCAAGTCCCGACAACTGATTGAATGGGTAAAAGACACCTATAGCCCCGATGAGCATCTATGGGCCACGCTTCAGCGTGCACCATGGATGCCTGGCTCTATTCCCTACCACTCCAAGTTTCACGTCTCAGATATGGCAGCCATTGCCAGGCTGGTCAAGTGGCAGGGCCATGAGGGAAACATCAGTATGGGGGCACCTTATGCACCTTGCTCTGGAATCCACCAGCGGTCTATCTGTATTTATGGGACTGGAGACCTGCATTGGATTCTTCAAAACCATCACCTCTTGGCCAACAAGTTTGACCCAAAGGTGGATGACAATGTTCTTCAGTGTTTAGAAGAGTACTTACGTCATAAGGCCATCTATGGGACTGAACTCTGA